From the genome of Helicobacter pylori, one region includes:
- a CDS encoding bifunctional proline dehydrogenase/L-glutamate gamma-semialdehyde dehydrogenase, with amino-acid sequence MQKIIDDSLELAKKLQDSISNHLSEQEKAFHSKMQKLLNNPENKVMLIELMDRSFRCLDNKARFEMIEHVLDKYKSREIFSPFEKLLLMGFLSFGKMLPDMSVPFFVNKIRSDTKAMVLDQEESHLKERILKRKNEKIILNVNFIGEEVLGEEEASARFEKYSQALKSDYIQYISIKITTIFSQINILDFEYSKKEIVKRLDALYALALEEEKKQGMPKFINLDMEEFRDLELTVESFMESIAKFDLSAGIVLQAYIPDSYEYLKKLHAFSKERVLKGLKPIKIRFVKGANMESEETIASVKDWALPTFSNKQDTDSNYNKMLDFVLEGDNYKYIHIGTASHNIFEIAYVYTRIHAINDPVVLEHFSFEMLEGMSLQASQELKEMHQLILYAPVCDEAHFNNAIAYLVRRLDENTSSDNFMKAFFNLKVGTNEWKDQEQRFLNSLKGIAALDNATHRTQDRNAKQSGHTTYPNHSFKNESDTDFILKANREWAKKVREKMHNAPILELYPEMDGRFEDPNLTPLEVFDKIRHKKIASVHLADKEAILKALEVAKSDKSRFSQKSFTEIHALMSQTAQLFRERRGDLIGISALEVGKTFAETDAEVSEAIDFLEFYPYSLRVLQEQNPKTKFTPKGVGVVIAPWNFPVGISVGTIAAPLAAGNRVIYKPSSLSSVTGYKLCECFWDAGVPRDALIYLPSKGSDISEHLLKDESIKFAILTGGEDTAYKMLEANPTLALSAETGGKNATIVSKMADRDQAIKNVIHSAFSNSGQKCSATSLLVLEKEVYEDENFKKTLIDATLSLSVGDPFDFKNKIGALAHKPNEKVIKAIDELKSYENYEIPVSFANDNPYLMKPSIKYGTKKGDFTHQNELFTPILSVMKAQDLNEAIEIVNSTGYGLTSALESLDEREWEYYLEHIEAGNIYINKPTTGAIVLRQPFGGVKKSAVGFGRKVGIFNYITQFVNTHQEEEDENALINPLSEALEGLTQKGYDEHTHELKRAIFMAKSYAYHYKHEFSQTKDYVKIRGEDNLFSYTKVKSVGYRITEKDTLSDMLGVALACLISQIPLTLSTENERANKDLTFFLECLKALQANAPIVYESLQKFSEKLNAFNRVRYLKSGLDLLHKQASALGIVLATAKPCLNGRFELLYYHLERSVSISYHRYGNLGSRVLRQPACHKSCCAEK; translated from the coding sequence ATGCAAAAAATCATTGACGATTCACTAGAATTAGCCAAAAAACTGCAAGATAGTATCAGCAACCATTTGAGCGAGCAAGAAAAAGCGTTCCACTCTAAAATGCAAAAGCTTTTAAATAACCCTGAAAACAAAGTCATGCTCATAGAGCTTATGGATCGGAGTTTTAGATGCCTGGACAATAAAGCCCGCTTTGAAATGATTGAGCATGTTTTAGACAAATACAAAAGCCGTGAGATTTTTTCTCCGTTTGAAAAACTGCTTTTAATGGGGTTTTTGAGCTTTGGGAAAATGCTCCCTGATATGAGCGTGCCTTTCTTTGTCAATAAAATCAGAAGCGACACGAAAGCGATGGTCTTGGATCAAGAAGAAAGCCACTTAAAAGAGCGGATTTTAAAAAGAAAGAATGAAAAAATCATTTTGAATGTGAATTTTATTGGCGAAGAGGTTTTAGGCGAAGAAGAAGCTAGTGCGCGTTTTGAAAAATACTCTCAAGCTTTAAAGTCTGACTACATTCAATACATTTCCATTAAAATCACAACGATTTTTTCTCAAATCAATATCCTTGATTTTGAATACTCTAAAAAAGAGATTGTCAAACGCCTAGACGCTCTTTATGCCCTGGCTTTAGAAGAAGAAAAAAAGCAAGGCATGCCTAAATTCATCAATTTGGATATGGAAGAATTTAGGGATTTAGAGCTCACGGTGGAGTCTTTTATGGAGTCCATCGCTAAATTTGATTTGAGCGCTGGTATTGTGTTGCAAGCCTATATCCCTGATTCTTATGAATATTTGAAAAAACTGCACGCTTTTTCTAAAGAAAGGGTTTTAAAAGGGTTAAAGCCCATTAAAATCCGCTTCGTTAAGGGAGCGAACATGGAGAGCGAAGAGACTATCGCTTCCGTGAAAGATTGGGCGTTACCCACATTTTCCAATAAGCAAGACACTGATTCTAATTACAATAAGATGCTGGATTTTGTTTTAGAGGGCGATAATTATAAATACATTCATATTGGCACAGCAAGCCATAATATTTTTGAAATCGCTTATGTCTATACGCGCATCCATGCCATTAACGACCCTGTTGTGTTGGAGCATTTTAGCTTTGAAATGCTAGAGGGCATGAGCTTGCAAGCGAGCCAGGAACTAAAAGAGATGCACCAACTCATTCTTTATGCGCCGGTGTGCGATGAAGCGCATTTTAACAATGCGATCGCTTACTTGGTAAGGCGACTAGATGAGAACACCTCAAGCGATAATTTCATGAAAGCTTTCTTCAACCTCAAAGTAGGCACGAACGAATGGAAAGACCAAGAGCAACGCTTTTTAAACAGCCTTAAAGGAATCGCTGCTTTAGACAATGCCACCCACAGGACTCAAGACAGAAACGCCAAACAAAGCGGGCATACCACCTACCCAAACCACTCCTTTAAAAACGAAAGCGATACCGATTTTATTTTAAAAGCCAACCGAGAATGGGCTAAAAAAGTGCGCGAGAAAATGCATAACGCCCCTATTTTAGAGCTTTACCCAGAAATGGATGGGAGGTTTGAAGATCCTAATTTAACCCCTTTAGAAGTCTTTGATAAAATCCGTCATAAAAAAATCGCTAGCGTGCATCTAGCGGATAAGGAAGCGATTTTAAAAGCCCTAGAAGTGGCTAAAAGCGATAAGAGCCGTTTCAGTCAAAAAAGCTTTACAGAAATCCATGCCTTAATGAGTCAAACCGCCCAGCTTTTTAGAGAAAGGAGAGGCGATCTAATAGGGATTTCGGCTTTAGAAGTGGGTAAGACTTTCGCTGAAACGGACGCTGAAGTGAGCGAAGCCATTGATTTTTTAGAGTTTTACCCTTATAGTTTAAGGGTGTTACAAGAGCAAAACCCAAAAACGAAATTCACCCCCAAAGGCGTGGGTGTGGTCATTGCCCCATGGAATTTCCCTGTGGGCATTTCTGTAGGCACTATCGCTGCTCCCCTAGCCGCTGGCAATCGGGTGATTTACAAGCCCTCAAGTTTGTCTAGCGTAACGGGTTATAAGCTTTGTGAGTGCTTTTGGGATGCGGGCGTGCCTAGAGACGCGCTCATTTACTTGCCCTCTAAAGGGAGCGATATTAGCGAACATCTTTTAAAAGATGAAAGCATCAAGTTTGCCATTTTAACCGGGGGCGAAGACACCGCTTATAAAATGCTAGAGGCTAACCCCACTTTAGCCTTGAGCGCCGAAACAGGCGGTAAAAACGCCACTATTGTGAGCAAAATGGCAGACAGAGACCAAGCGATTAAAAATGTCATCCATTCCGCTTTTAGCAATTCTGGGCAAAAATGCTCCGCCACTTCGCTTTTAGTGTTGGAAAAAGAAGTCTATGAAGATGAGAACTTTAAAAAGACTTTGATAGATGCGACTCTAAGCCTTAGCGTGGGCGATCCTTTTGATTTCAAAAACAAAATCGGCGCTCTAGCACACAAGCCTAATGAAAAGGTCATCAAAGCCATAGATGAATTGAAAAGCTATGAAAATTACGAAATCCCGGTAAGCTTTGCCAATGATAACCCCTATTTGATGAAGCCAAGCATCAAATACGGCACTAAAAAAGGCGATTTCACACACCAAAATGAGCTTTTTACGCCCATTTTATCCGTGATGAAAGCGCAAGATCTAAACGAAGCGATAGAGATAGTCAATTCTACCGGTTACGGGCTGACTAGCGCGTTAGAGTCTTTGGACGAAAGGGAGTGGGAGTATTATTTAGAGCACATTGAAGCCGGTAATATCTATATCAACAAACCCACCACAGGAGCGATTGTTTTGCGCCAGCCTTTTGGGGGGGTTAAAAAATCCGCTGTGGGATTTGGGAGAAAGGTAGGCATTTTTAACTATATCACGCAATTTGTGAATACCCACCAAGAAGAAGAAGATGAAAACGCCTTAATTAACCCCTTAAGCGAAGCTTTAGAGGGCTTGACTCAAAAAGGCTATGATGAGCATACGCATGAGTTGAAGCGCGCGATTTTTATGGCAAAGAGCTACGCTTATCATTATAAGCATGAATTCAGCCAAACTAAAGACTATGTCAAAATCAGAGGCGAAGACAACCTTTTTTCCTACACTAAAGTTAAAAGCGTGGGCTATCGCATCACCGAAAAGGACACTTTAAGCGATATGTTAGGCGTCGCTTTAGCATGTTTAATTTCTCAAATCCCTTTAACGCTCAGCACCGAAAACGAACGAGCGAACAAAGATTTAACATTTTTTTTAGAATGCTTAAAAGCGCTCCAAGCAAACGCCCCTATTGTTTATGAAAGCTTGCAAAAATTCAGCGAGAAATTGAACGCTTTCAATCGTGTCCGTTATTTAAAAAGCGGTTTGGATTTATTGCATAAACAAGCGAGCGCTTTAGGGATTGTTTTAGCCACGGCTAAACCCTGCTTAAACGGGCGTTTTGAATTGCTGTATTACCACTTAGAGCGATCGGTTAGCATCTCTTATCATCGTTACGGGAATTTAGGTTCAAGGGTTTTAAGGCAACCCGCTTGCCACAAATCATGTTGTGCTGAAAAATAA
- a CDS encoding DNA cytosine methyltransferase codes for MNYKILDLFCGAGGFSAGLEYLKEFDALIGLDCDKQALITFENNHKNAMGVCGDITQTAIKEKVIKLAQTLEINMIIGGPLCQGFSNKGKNLGLKDPRNFLFLEYIEIVKAIKPEIFIIENVKNLISCAKGYFLEEIKERLNALGYQLSYQILNAKDYGVPQNRERAFIVGATRFSFDFNLLEPSQSVNIQDAISDLAYLCSNEGAFESDYLNPIQSSYQALMRKDSPKLYNHQATNHSQAALEKLKLIDKEQGKECLPKNLHGKQQFKSTWGRLNWNKISPTIDTRFDTPSNGTNSHPELHCSITPREATRIQSFSDNYIFYGNKTSVCKQIGNAVPPLLALALGKAILKSLRK; via the coding sequence ATGAATTATAAAATTTTAGATTTATTTTGTGGGGCTGGGGGTTTTAGCGCTGGGTTAGAGTATTTAAAAGAGTTTGACGCTTTAATAGGTCTAGATTGCGATAAACAAGCCCTAATCACTTTTGAAAACAACCATAAAAACGCTATGGGTGTTTGTGGGGATATCACTCAAACCGCAATTAAAGAAAAAGTCATCAAACTAGCCCAAACATTAGAAATCAACATGATCATTGGCGGACCTCTCTGTCAAGGCTTTTCTAATAAAGGGAAAAATTTAGGGCTAAAAGATCCTAGGAATTTTTTATTCTTAGAATATATAGAAATAGTGAAAGCCATAAAACCAGAAATTTTTATCATTGAAAATGTGAAAAATCTCATCTCTTGCGCTAAAGGCTATTTTTTAGAAGAAATTAAAGAAAGATTGAACGCTTTAGGGTATCAATTAAGCTATCAAATCCTAAACGCTAAAGATTATGGCGTGCCTCAAAATAGAGAGAGGGCCTTTATTGTAGGGGCTACTCGTTTTAGTTTTGATTTTAATCTTTTAGAGCCTTCTCAAAGCGTGAATATTCAAGATGCAATAAGCGATTTAGCCTATCTTTGTTCTAATGAGGGGGCGTTTGAGAGCGATTATTTAAACCCTATCCAATCAAGTTATCAGGCCTTGATGCGAAAAGATAGCCCTAAATTATACAACCATCAAGCCACCAACCACTCGCAAGCCGCTTTAGAGAAATTAAAGCTCATTGACAAAGAGCAGGGCAAAGAATGCTTGCCTAAAAACTTGCATGGCAAACAGCAATTCAAAAGCACATGGGGGCGTTTGAATTGGAATAAAATCAGTCCCACCATAGACACACGATTTGACACTCCAAGCAATGGCACCAACTCCCACCCTGAATTGCACTGCTCTATCACGCCTAGAGAAGCCACCAGGATACAAAGTTTTAGCGATAATTATATCTTTTATGGCAATAAAACGAGTGTTTGCAAGCAAATCGGTAACGCTGTGCCTCCTCTTCTAGCCCTAGCTTTAGGCAAAGCGATCTTAAAAAGCTTAAGAAAATGA
- a CDS encoding HNH endonuclease, which yields MLVSRFLNSIDPFNLGVLLSRFQIKNGCIYGVCSYKTSKFVHDYEESKTQVLNALNRLSVHQIWQFNQESVTKIKGTFVFILENDLHLDENSFYKKLLNSLIDNFSCYASIPMTDKEYKIATNEYKRLFLSGLFESRGSIDTKRSFLTLDYFFHNPLEFNKFHYLIDFFNIPSEALNFNFRELQPEYVQVINQRNAQFRIYLNWYSHYIGLFNPYKARIASVTLETDLKKYDGIYFKLRVLPKTEYRGNSFIERAHFYLKNVYQQDLDDKSIEKLREQLGLIQKSWEFKRDSKIINFYRISTPNVCNACCGDYDIKERSFISLPLYKITQDPNSYYTEIHHVISLGKNKELDVLANLAKLCPACHRALKKGASEEGFQKRLIGNILNHNKDNLEFAQLRFETDDFPTLINRIYESLR from the coding sequence TTGCTTGTTTCTCGCTTTTTAAACTCTATTGATCCTTTTAATTTAGGGGTATTGTTGAGCCGTTTCCAAATTAAAAATGGTTGTATTTATGGGGTGTGTTCTTATAAGACTTCAAAATTTGTCCATGACTATGAAGAAAGCAAAACGCAAGTTTTAAACGCTCTCAATCGTTTAAGCGTGCATCAAATTTGGCAGTTCAATCAAGAGAGTGTTACAAAAATCAAAGGAACTTTTGTTTTCATTTTAGAAAACGACTTGCATTTAGATGAAAACTCTTTTTACAAGAAACTTTTAAACTCGCTCATAGACAATTTTTCTTGTTACGCATCTATTCCAATGACAGATAAAGAATATAAAATAGCAACAAATGAATATAAAAGACTCTTTTTGAGCGGGCTTTTTGAAAGCAGGGGCAGCATTGATACGAAACGAAGCTTTTTAACTTTAGATTACTTCTTTCATAACCCTTTAGAGTTTAACAAGTTCCATTATTTAATTGATTTTTTCAATATCCCTAGCGAAGCGCTGAATTTCAATTTCAGGGAATTACAACCTGAATATGTGCAAGTCATTAACCAACGAAACGCTCAATTTAGGATTTATTTAAATTGGTATTCACACTATATCGGTCTGTTTAACCCCTATAAAGCACGAATCGCTAGCGTTACACTTGAAACCGATCTTAAGAAATATGATGGTATTTATTTCAAATTAAGAGTTCTACCAAAAACAGAATATCGTGGCAATAGCTTTATAGAACGCGCTCATTTTTATTTGAAAAATGTTTATCAACAAGATTTAGATGATAAAAGCATTGAAAAATTAAGGGAGCAGTTAGGATTGATTCAAAAGAGTTGGGAGTTTAAACGAGATAGCAAAATCATCAATTTTTATCGTATTTCAACGCCTAATGTTTGCAACGCATGTTGCGGTGATTATGACATTAAAGAAAGAAGTTTTATTTCTTTACCTTTGTATAAAATCACTCAAGATCCTAATTCCTACTATACTGAAATACACCATGTGATTTCTTTAGGCAAAAACAAAGAATTAGATGTTTTAGCCAATCTTGCTAAACTTTGCCCCGCTTGTCATAGGGCTTTAAAAAAAGGGGCTAGCGAAGAGGGGTTTCAAAAACGCTTGATTGGAAATATTCTCAATCACAATAAAGACAACTTAGAATTTGCGCAATTGCGTTTTGAAACTGATGATTTTCCAACGCTTATTAATCGTATTTATGAAAGCTTAAGATGA
- the putP gene encoding sodium/proline symporter PutP: MGHVVLSTPIVTMFVVYSLLMLYIGFYFYKQNETTEDYFLGDRSMGPVISALSAGASDMSGWLLMGLPGALYVGGLINSHIAIGLSLGALINWVFVAKRLRIYTSVIANSITISDYFETRFSDDRHILRLISALVILIFFIFYISSGLVSGAKLFEATFGIQYTYALSIGTLIIVSYTFLGGYKAVCWTDLIQGLLMMSALIVVPIVMIIQIGGVGEGIKIIREIKPENLSFLQGSSIVAIISSLAWGLGYFGQPHILVRFMSIRSIRDVPKATTIGISWMVISLIGACVMGLLGVAYAHKFDLSLQDPEKIFIVMSQLLFNPWITGILLSAILAAVMSTASSQLLVSSSTIAEDFYATIFNKNAPQKLVMVISRLSVLGVACIAFFISTDRNASILSIVSYAWAGFGASFGSVILFSLFWSRMTRIGAIAGMLSGASTVILYDKFGKSFLDIYEIVPGFIAASVAIVVFSLFSSVRAGTKEAFETMLKEIESLKH, translated from the coding sequence ATGGGACATGTTGTTTTAAGCACCCCTATTGTTACGATGTTTGTCGTTTATTCGCTGTTAATGCTCTATATTGGTTTTTATTTTTACAAACAAAATGAAACGACTGAAGATTATTTTTTAGGCGATCGCTCTATGGGCCCTGTGATTAGCGCTTTGAGCGCGGGAGCGAGTGATATGAGCGGGTGGCTTTTAATGGGATTACCTGGAGCTTTATATGTGGGGGGCTTAATCAACTCACACATCGCCATAGGGTTGAGTTTGGGTGCCTTGATTAACTGGGTTTTTGTGGCTAAACGCTTACGCATTTATACGAGTGTGATCGCTAATTCTATTACCATTTCAGATTATTTTGAAACGCGCTTTAGCGATGACAGACACATCTTGCGTTTGATTTCAGCTTTGGTGATTTTAATCTTTTTTATTTTTTACATTTCTTCAGGGCTAGTAAGTGGGGCTAAACTCTTTGAAGCGACCTTTGGCATTCAATACACCTACGCTTTAAGCATTGGCACGCTGATTATCGTCTCTTACACCTTTTTAGGGGGGTATAAGGCGGTGTGTTGGACGGATTTGATTCAAGGGCTTTTGATGATGAGCGCTTTAATCGTGGTACCGATCGTTATGATAATCCAAATTGGAGGGGTTGGAGAGGGGATTAAAATCATTAGAGAAATCAAGCCTGAAAACCTTTCTTTCTTGCAAGGCTCTAGTATAGTCGCTATTATTTCAAGCCTTGCTTGGGGGTTAGGCTATTTTGGGCAACCCCATATTTTAGTGCGTTTCATGTCTATCCGCTCCATTAGAGATGTGCCTAAAGCGACCACTATTGGGATTTCTTGGATGGTTATTTCTTTGATTGGGGCATGCGTTATGGGGCTTTTAGGCGTTGCGTATGCACATAAATTTGACTTGAGCTTGCAAGACCCTGAAAAGATCTTCATTGTGATGAGTCAATTGCTCTTTAACCCTTGGATCACAGGTATTTTATTGAGCGCGATTTTAGCGGCGGTGATGAGCACGGCCAGTTCGCAACTGCTTGTAAGCTCTTCTACCATTGCTGAAGATTTCTATGCGACAATTTTCAATAAAAACGCCCCCCAAAAATTAGTGATGGTTATTTCTAGGCTTTCGGTTTTAGGGGTGGCTTGCATCGCTTTTTTTATTTCAACAGATAGAAACGCCAGCATTCTCAGCATCGTGAGTTACGCATGGGCTGGCTTTGGTGCGAGCTTTGGCTCTGTGATTTTGTTTTCACTTTTTTGGTCAAGAATGACACGCATTGGCGCGATTGCTGGCATGCTCTCTGGGGCTAGCACGGTGATTTTATACGATAAATTTGGCAAAAGCTTTTTGGATATTTATGAAATCGTTCCGGGCTTTATTGCAGCGAGCGTAGCTATTGTTGTGTTTAGTTTGTTTTCTAGCGTGCGAGCAGGCACTAAAGAGGCTTTTGAAACCATGCTTAAAGAAATTGAAAGCTTGAAACATTAA